One genomic segment of Thermoleophilia bacterium includes these proteins:
- the ppk1 gene encoding polyphosphate kinase 1, whose protein sequence is MTTVGQPVRDLTDPALYVNRELSWLDFNARVLALAADHSQPLLERCKFLSIFSRNLDEFFMVRVAGLMHAIAAGRASSTPDQLPRAEVLEGVRERVLEMVALQASVWRDDVRPTLAAEGIVVANVSDMPRAVLDELDVLFTREVEPMLIPLAVGPGLPFPYVSGLSLNLGLTVRDPSSGESRFARVKVPPMLPRLVRAGDVLVPVEQAIAANLGHLFPGMEITRRVLFRVTRDADLSISDEADDLLNAVEHELSRRRFGEAVRVEVEARSSNTLLEEIKEGLGVTDDQVYPISSLLDHTALSEIAAIDRPDLKDAPWEPRVPARLIDGGEEGGMFAEIRRGDILVHHPYDSFEASVERFVHEAADDPDVVAIEQTLYRTSGDTPIVPALIRAAERGKGTVCLVELTARFDEARNIRWAKALEHAGVHVVYGLPGLKTHAKLCLVVRREGNRLRRYAHIGTGNYHPTTARLYTDVGIFTCREEIVDDVADLFNYLTGFSRAPEYRRALVAPAHLRDQLITCIDRLTERHVAGHPGRIRMNLNSLVDGRVIQALFRASCAGVPVDLVLRGVCGFLPGIPGASENIRVTSVVGRFLEHTRIFVFTSGDERHVLTGSADIMARNLDDRVELIIPVEDEGIADHLVEIVDIMRADTSFAWSLQSDGTWTRVAPIDGQLPFSSQQALMERAAPRPEAGPRDDA, encoded by the coding sequence ATGACCACGGTGGGACAGCCAGTGCGCGATCTCACGGATCCCGCGCTGTACGTGAATCGTGAGCTCTCCTGGCTCGATTTCAACGCGCGCGTGCTCGCTCTGGCGGCCGACCACTCGCAGCCGCTTCTGGAGCGCTGCAAGTTCCTGTCGATCTTCTCGAGGAATCTTGATGAGTTCTTCATGGTGCGCGTGGCCGGACTCATGCATGCCATCGCTGCTGGGCGGGCGTCGTCCACGCCGGACCAACTTCCCCGCGCGGAGGTGCTCGAGGGGGTCCGTGAGCGAGTACTCGAGATGGTGGCGCTCCAGGCATCGGTGTGGCGCGATGACGTACGCCCCACGCTTGCCGCCGAGGGCATCGTGGTGGCCAACGTCAGTGACATGCCCCGCGCGGTCCTCGACGAACTGGACGTTCTGTTCACGCGCGAGGTTGAGCCCATGCTCATCCCGCTGGCGGTGGGTCCGGGACTGCCCTTCCCGTACGTCAGCGGTCTGTCACTCAACCTCGGGCTGACCGTGCGGGACCCCTCCAGTGGGGAATCCCGCTTCGCCCGCGTCAAGGTGCCACCCATGTTGCCTCGCCTCGTACGCGCGGGCGACGTTCTGGTGCCCGTGGAGCAGGCCATCGCGGCCAACCTCGGCCACCTCTTCCCGGGAATGGAGATCACGCGTCGTGTGCTCTTCCGGGTCACGCGCGATGCCGATCTCTCGATCTCTGATGAAGCTGACGATCTGCTCAACGCGGTGGAGCACGAACTCAGTCGACGTCGGTTCGGCGAGGCCGTACGCGTGGAGGTTGAGGCGAGGAGCAGTAACACCTTGCTCGAGGAGATCAAGGAGGGGCTTGGGGTCACCGACGATCAGGTGTACCCCATCTCGAGTCTGCTCGATCACACGGCCCTCAGCGAGATCGCTGCCATCGATCGCCCCGACCTGAAAGACGCGCCGTGGGAGCCGCGCGTGCCCGCCCGCCTCATTGACGGCGGCGAGGAGGGTGGGATGTTCGCCGAGATCCGTCGCGGCGACATCTTGGTGCACCACCCGTACGACTCGTTTGAGGCGAGCGTGGAGCGGTTCGTGCACGAGGCCGCCGACGACCCAGACGTGGTGGCCATCGAGCAGACTCTCTATCGCACGAGTGGTGACACCCCCATCGTGCCGGCGCTCATACGGGCGGCCGAGCGGGGCAAGGGCACGGTGTGCCTCGTGGAGTTGACGGCCCGTTTCGACGAGGCCCGCAACATCCGATGGGCCAAGGCCCTCGAGCACGCCGGCGTTCACGTCGTGTATGGCCTCCCGGGGCTCAAGACCCACGCCAAGTTGTGTCTGGTGGTGCGCCGCGAAGGCAACCGTCTGCGTCGTTATGCACACATCGGTACCGGGAACTACCACCCCACAACGGCGCGCCTCTACACAGATGTGGGCATCTTCACGTGCCGGGAGGAGATCGTCGACGACGTCGCCGATCTGTTCAACTACCTCACGGGGTTCTCGCGCGCACCCGAGTACCGACGGGCCCTTGTGGCTCCCGCGCACCTGCGCGATCAACTCATCACGTGCATCGATCGGCTGACCGAACGGCATGTGGCGGGCCATCCGGGGCGCATCCGCATGAATCTCAACTCGCTGGTTGACGGGCGTGTGATTCAGGCGCTCTTCCGCGCATCATGCGCGGGCGTGCCCGTGGACCTGGTGTTGCGGGGCGTCTGCGGGTTCCTCCCGGGAATCCCCGGGGCGAGTGAAAATATCCGCGTCACCTCGGTGGTGGGACGCTTTCTCGAGCACACACGCATCTTCGTGTTCACCAGCGGGGACGAGCGCCACGTGCTCACCGGATCGGCCGACATCATGGCCCGCAACCTCGACGACCGCGTGGAACTCATCATTCCGGTGGAGGATGAGGGCATCGCGGACCACCTCGTGGAGATCGTCGACATCATGCGCGCCGACACCTCTTTCGCGTGGTCGCTGCAGTCCGATGGCACGTGGACCCGGGTGGCACCGATCGACGGCCAACTGCCATTCTCGTCCCAGCAGGCGCTCATGGAGCGCGCGGCACCGCGTCCGGAGGCGGGCCCGAGGGACGACGCCTGA
- a CDS encoding YihY/virulence factor BrkB family protein, with protein sequence MDHLRTVWGLTTAVAERVVRHGQAPRASQFAYVAFLASLPFIFVLVSIIGLVGSPADYTRIVDNVRGTIPDQLADLLDQMLQSASSSESQSILFLLVGLLTGLWMAGNVVGCMTDGFNDALGRPHRPWLRGKARGIAFAVVTALVFVLATFLAVVGPGVVRWALDHVGASRWSQILVQIAAALVGAAIFWGFLIMFYRYASNERRVPVRAVLVGAGVGVVGWFIVANLFRIYVDNFDSYNRVYGGLGVVVVLLVSLFLTGLMILVGGETIAELHDRGEQVA encoded by the coding sequence ATGGATCATCTTCGTACGGTCTGGGGTCTTACTACGGCGGTCGCGGAACGCGTGGTGCGTCACGGCCAAGCCCCGCGGGCGAGCCAGTTCGCCTATGTCGCGTTCCTCGCGTCTCTTCCGTTCATCTTCGTCCTTGTGTCGATCATCGGCCTTGTGGGCAGCCCGGCGGATTACACGCGAATCGTGGACAACGTCCGGGGCACGATCCCCGATCAACTGGCCGACCTCCTCGATCAGATGCTCCAGTCGGCATCGTCCAGTGAGTCGCAGTCGATTCTGTTCTTGCTGGTCGGTCTTCTCACCGGTCTCTGGATGGCGGGAAACGTGGTGGGGTGTATGACTGACGGCTTCAACGACGCCCTCGGGCGGCCGCATCGTCCGTGGTTACGTGGCAAGGCGCGAGGAATCGCGTTCGCAGTAGTCACCGCGCTGGTGTTCGTTCTCGCCACGTTTCTCGCCGTGGTGGGCCCGGGGGTCGTGCGATGGGCCCTGGACCATGTGGGGGCCTCCCGATGGAGTCAGATCCTGGTTCAGATTGCCGCCGCCCTCGTCGGTGCGGCCATCTTCTGGGGCTTCCTCATCATGTTTTACCGCTACGCATCCAACGAGCGGCGGGTCCCGGTGCGCGCCGTCCTTGTCGGGGCGGGCGTTGGGGTGGTGGGGTGGTTCATCGTGGCCAACCTGTTCCGCATCTACGTGGACAACTTCGATTCCTACAACCGGGTGTACGGCGGCCTCGGCGTGGTGGTGGTCCTCCTCGTCTCCCTGTTTCTCACTGGCCTCATGATCCTCGTGGGCGGCGAGACGATCGCGGAACTTCACGATCGCGGGGAGCAGGTCGCCTAG
- a CDS encoding Clp protease ClpS yields MGRYPHGAHATIECVGSDVITPPRVAPGEAGTGPGSGLGRPMSVIVLNDNRNTFESVATILSHFVQGVDYAKGMALAAIIHTMGQAMVWRGDAERAELIWEQLKGAGLTMAPLIDG; encoded by the coding sequence ATGGGGCGGTACCCCCACGGGGCACACGCTACAATCGAATGCGTGGGTTCCGATGTCATCACGCCGCCTCGGGTGGCGCCGGGTGAAGCGGGGACCGGCCCGGGAAGCGGTCTCGGCCGTCCCATGTCGGTCATCGTCCTGAACGACAACCGCAATACCTTCGAGAGCGTCGCGACGATCCTGTCGCATTTCGTCCAAGGCGTGGACTACGCGAAGGGCATGGCGCTCGCGGCCATCATCCATACGATGGGGCAAGCGATGGTGTGGAGGGGCGACGCCGAGCGCGCGGAACTCATCTGGGAGCAGCTCAAGGGTGCAGGCCTCACCATGGCCCCGCTCATCGATGGTTGA
- a CDS encoding thiamine pyrophosphate-binding protein produces MTFSTCSCSSFRSSVGAAGSRLTGSDALLHALVAQGVRVIFGNPGSTELPLMNALAAPGSPRFVLGLTEPVVMGMADGYAQATGRLGVALVHVQPGMANAMSGVLNAHRARVPLLVLVGQQVSSMLPGAPFLGGEIVAMARPIARFAAEVHTPDDLDRVLSDAVRAAFGPPAGPAVISIPLESQAGPSGPLAALPVGGRDLPPPDPAALDAAVALLAAARAPIILAGDGVVHAGASALLSALATRLGAPIMGEPFASRLPVDTDDPMAAVALPRTAASIRTTLSHHDVVLAIGMPVFRLFGWSPGPALPPRTRLIHVDVDPEEIGRLHVPEVGMVADPGVVLAGLRDRLGPADAPARARRDVVAAAIQAARADAHAEVMARVANRGPITGAALSRALGSAVRPDDLLVDEGITATRDLRTQMGVRPVGSCLWHRGSALGWGLPAAVGASIAHPDRRVVCAQGDGSLMFGVPALWTAAGEGSRLALVVADNAGYEILRAGLEGITGVADGGWPGLAVTAPTLDIVGICRGFGASAARVDDAAELDAAMADLMDRSDRGPAVLVAAVSGRTPAVGGPLDGALG; encoded by the coding sequence TTGACGTTTTCAACGTGTTCCTGTTCTTCCTTCAGATCTTCGGTGGGGGCGGCAGGTAGCCGTTTGACCGGGTCCGACGCTCTGCTCCATGCGCTCGTCGCGCAGGGCGTCCGGGTTATCTTCGGCAATCCCGGGAGCACTGAACTACCGCTGATGAACGCGCTGGCCGCCCCCGGGTCGCCGCGCTTCGTCCTCGGACTCACGGAGCCCGTGGTCATGGGAATGGCCGACGGCTACGCGCAGGCCACGGGGCGTCTGGGCGTGGCTCTGGTCCATGTGCAGCCGGGGATGGCCAACGCCATGTCCGGTGTGCTGAACGCCCACCGGGCACGTGTGCCGCTGCTCGTCCTCGTGGGGCAGCAGGTGTCGTCCATGCTTCCGGGCGCGCCCTTTCTCGGCGGTGAGATCGTGGCGATGGCCCGGCCCATCGCGCGGTTCGCCGCCGAGGTGCATACACCGGACGATTTGGACCGGGTGCTCTCGGACGCGGTACGGGCAGCGTTCGGACCTCCGGCCGGCCCGGCCGTCATCAGCATCCCTCTCGAGTCGCAGGCGGGTCCGAGTGGCCCACTCGCTGCGCTCCCGGTGGGCGGGCGCGATCTGCCACCCCCCGACCCCGCCGCGCTCGATGCCGCCGTGGCCCTGCTGGCGGCCGCCCGCGCACCCATCATCCTGGCGGGCGATGGCGTGGTGCATGCGGGAGCGAGTGCACTCCTGTCGGCCCTCGCCACGCGTCTCGGTGCACCGATTATGGGAGAGCCGTTCGCGTCACGGCTCCCGGTCGATACCGACGACCCTATGGCAGCGGTCGCGCTCCCCCGAACGGCGGCCTCCATTCGCACGACGCTCTCTCACCACGATGTGGTTCTCGCGATCGGCATGCCCGTGTTTCGCCTGTTCGGCTGGAGTCCCGGGCCGGCCCTGCCGCCCCGCACCCGCCTCATCCATGTGGACGTGGACCCTGAGGAGATCGGGCGCCTGCATGTGCCGGAGGTGGGAATGGTCGCCGATCCGGGCGTCGTTCTCGCGGGCCTTCGGGACCGACTGGGACCGGCGGATGCCCCGGCGCGTGCGCGGCGCGACGTGGTTGCCGCCGCCATCCAAGCGGCGCGAGCGGACGCGCACGCCGAGGTCATGGCCCGTGTGGCCAACCGGGGTCCGATCACCGGGGCGGCGCTGTCACGGGCCCTCGGGTCGGCCGTTCGCCCGGACGATCTGCTGGTGGATGAGGGCATTACGGCCACCCGGGACCTGCGAACGCAGATGGGGGTGCGACCGGTGGGGTCGTGCCTCTGGCACCGCGGCAGTGCGCTCGGGTGGGGCCTGCCCGCTGCCGTGGGGGCGTCCATCGCGCACCCGGACCGCCGCGTGGTGTGCGCGCAGGGAGATGGCTCTCTCATGTTCGGGGTGCCCGCCCTCTGGACCGCCGCCGGCGAGGGATCGCGCCTCGCCCTCGTGGTGGCGGACAACGCGGGATATGAGATCCTCCGGGCCGGCCTAGAGGGGATCACGGGCGTTGCGGACGGGGGGTGGCCGGGTCTGGCTGTTACCGCACCCACGCTGGACATCGTCGGCATCTGTCGCGGGTTCGGCGCCAGTGCCGCGAGGGTGGATGACGCCGCCGAACTGGACGCGGCGATGGCGGATCTCATGGACCGCTCGGATCGGGGGCCGGCGGTGTTGGTCGCGGCCGTCTCGGGTCGCACTCCCGCGGTCGGTGGACCGTTGGACGGCGCTCTCGGCTGA
- a CDS encoding CapA family protein produces the protein MRTNVIPVGTSRNRPTSPSPRRRPTSTRTTQNRALAVMCAVATLGIVAVIASGRGDPREGTPGGPAVERVDAAAAVAPEPRAATPAPAGISLTAVGDTVMGTAEFGLPPAGGSTLFTNVRSLLTGDVVLGNLEEALATGSSAKCGTGSGGTCFAFASPPSYARNLKNAGFTVMNTANNHAYDWGGAGVRSTIRALDSVGILHTGRPGEIAVQTTPGGTKVALIGLAPYSWAQNALNIPGAIALVKTAERLAPIVVVTAHVGAEGAAYRNVPQGSETYLGEPRGQTRALARSVIDAGADLFVGHGPHVMRGMEFRKGRLIAYSLGNFLGYKTFATSGYSGMAGVLKVRLHSDGTFESGRIVPTRMNGDGIPSAGGSTATDVARLSHHDFGHSAARVSSNGTITAP, from the coding sequence ATGCGGACTAACGTCATCCCCGTGGGAACATCCCGTAACCGCCCCACGTCCCCGTCGCCCCGCCGTCGACCGACCTCAACGCGCACCACGCAGAACCGTGCGCTGGCGGTCATGTGCGCCGTCGCGACTCTCGGGATCGTCGCCGTCATCGCGTCAGGTCGGGGCGACCCACGGGAGGGAACACCGGGCGGCCCCGCGGTCGAGCGGGTCGATGCCGCGGCCGCGGTCGCCCCCGAGCCCCGGGCGGCGACACCCGCCCCGGCTGGCATCTCGCTGACAGCGGTCGGTGACACCGTTATGGGCACGGCCGAGTTCGGCCTGCCCCCGGCCGGGGGTTCCACGCTCTTTACGAACGTCCGGTCCCTGCTCACGGGCGACGTCGTTCTGGGCAACCTCGAGGAGGCCCTCGCCACCGGATCGAGCGCGAAATGCGGAACCGGGAGCGGCGGCACCTGCTTCGCGTTCGCCAGCCCGCCGTCCTACGCACGCAACCTGAAGAACGCGGGGTTCACGGTGATGAACACCGCCAACAACCACGCGTACGACTGGGGTGGCGCCGGAGTCCGCTCCACGATACGGGCTCTCGACTCCGTGGGAATCCTCCACACAGGGCGCCCGGGTGAGATCGCCGTCCAGACCACCCCGGGCGGGACGAAGGTGGCACTCATCGGACTCGCCCCGTACTCGTGGGCGCAGAACGCCCTCAACATCCCCGGTGCGATCGCGCTCGTGAAGACGGCGGAGCGGCTCGCACCCATCGTGGTGGTCACGGCACACGTGGGCGCCGAAGGCGCGGCGTATCGCAACGTGCCTCAGGGCAGCGAGACGTACCTGGGCGAGCCCCGCGGCCAGACCCGCGCGCTCGCCCGCAGCGTCATCGACGCCGGGGCCGACCTCTTCGTGGGCCACGGGCCGCACGTGATGCGCGGCATGGAGTTCCGGAAGGGCCGCCTCATCGCGTACAGCCTCGGAAACTTCCTCGGCTACAAGACGTTCGCGACCTCCGGCTACTCCGGGATGGCCGGCGTACTCAAGGTCAGGCTCCACTCCGATGGCACATTCGAATCGGGCCGCATCGTCCCCACACGTATGAACGGCGACGGCATCCCCTCCGCAGGCGGGTCCACCGCCACCGACGTCGCCCGGCTCTCGCACCACGACTTCGGCCACTCGGCCGCACGCGTGTCGTCGAACGGGACCATCACCGCGCCCTGA
- the lpdA gene encoding dihydrolipoyl dehydrogenase: MSDGPRVVVLGGGPGGDVAALRAAQLGAQVVLVERAELGGTCLNWGCIPTKALLAASDLLRKIREAKQFGIIVGEVGYDFAAMMRRKDDIVGTMRGGVEAACKRKGVMVVRGQGVIDGDGVVVDGTRYPYDHLVVATGTEPAGIPGIDMDHPAVLTSNDVLVLPEVPESMIILGAGVIGCEFASLFQPLGVTVTMVEMLPRILAGIDSRTAKQFQKHLETDGAQIHLGRKLAEVTAYSDAGVTVTLDDGTEISAAALLVSIGRTPQTRDIGLDTVGVEVNDRGYLVVDDFLRTANPAVWGVGDCIGGLQLAHLASAEGARAAENILGPHLVPMDRTVVPSCIYTHPEIATVGLNRDTAAEMGIAIKVGQARFAGSGKALGEGERDGFAQLIADADTDLLLGATIMGAHAVEMIHEVGVAMSDGYTMRDLGEIIHAHPTISEMVMDAAQQGEGVAPYLS, translated from the coding sequence ATGAGCGATGGGCCGCGCGTGGTCGTGCTCGGCGGCGGCCCCGGTGGCGATGTCGCTGCGCTGCGTGCCGCCCAGTTGGGCGCCCAAGTGGTTCTGGTGGAGCGTGCCGAACTCGGTGGGACATGCCTCAACTGGGGCTGCATCCCCACCAAGGCGCTGCTCGCCGCGAGCGACCTGCTTCGGAAGATCCGCGAGGCCAAGCAGTTCGGAATCATCGTTGGCGAGGTGGGCTACGACTTCGCCGCCATGATGCGCCGCAAGGACGACATCGTGGGCACGATGCGCGGGGGGGTCGAGGCCGCCTGCAAGCGCAAGGGTGTGATGGTGGTACGGGGGCAGGGAGTGATCGACGGCGACGGGGTAGTGGTGGACGGCACCCGCTACCCCTACGACCACCTCGTGGTGGCCACAGGCACCGAGCCCGCGGGCATCCCGGGAATCGACATGGACCACCCCGCGGTACTCACCTCCAACGACGTCTTGGTGCTGCCCGAGGTACCCGAGAGCATGATCATTTTGGGCGCGGGAGTCATCGGCTGTGAGTTCGCCAGCCTCTTCCAGCCGCTCGGCGTGACGGTGACGATGGTGGAGATGCTTCCGCGGATCCTCGCCGGGATCGACAGCCGTACCGCCAAGCAGTTCCAGAAGCACCTCGAGACGGACGGCGCCCAGATCCACCTCGGGCGCAAGCTCGCGGAGGTCACCGCGTACTCCGACGCCGGCGTCACCGTGACGCTGGACGACGGCACCGAGATTTCCGCCGCGGCGCTGTTGGTATCCATCGGTCGCACGCCCCAGACCCGCGACATCGGCCTCGACACCGTGGGGGTCGAGGTGAACGATCGTGGATATCTCGTGGTGGACGACTTCCTCCGTACCGCCAACCCGGCGGTGTGGGGTGTCGGCGACTGCATCGGCGGCCTGCAACTGGCGCATCTGGCATCCGCGGAGGGAGCCCGCGCCGCCGAAAACATCCTCGGACCACACCTCGTGCCGATGGACCGCACCGTGGTTCCCTCCTGTATCTACACGCACCCCGAGATCGCCACCGTCGGGCTCAACCGCGACACCGCCGCCGAGATGGGCATCGCAATCAAGGTCGGTCAAGCCCGTTTCGCCGGATCGGGCAAGGCACTCGGCGAGGGCGAGCGCGACGGCTTCGCCCAGCTCATCGCAGATGCCGATACGGACCTGCTGCTGGGTGCCACCATCATGGGCGCCCATGCGGTGGAGATGATCCACGAGGTGGGGGTCGCGATGAGCGACGGCTACACCATGCGCGACCTCGGCGAGATCATCCACGCGCACCCCACCATCAGCGAGATGGTGATGGACGCCGCCCAGCAGGGCGAGGGCGTCGCGCCCTACCTCTCGTAG